CATTGGAGCGCAACTCCTTATATTTCTCGACCAGCAGTGTCTTCGCTTCGTCAGTGAAGACGGGGCGGAATGTGCGCGCGAACCGGATGTAGCGCTGCAGTTGTTCTGTGCTCAGTTCGGGTTCAACAGCCTCATCGCGGTTCATGTGCACGTTGACAATGTGCTCGGCCAAACTGCGGTCAACAGACTCCTTGGGATCATCGCGAATAACAAAGAAAACATCGAAACGACTCATGATGGGAGCGCTGAAGTTCAAGTTGTTCCGAAGGGTTTGCTTTGGGTCGTAGCGACCATTGACGGGGTTGGCCGCAGCGAGAATTGATGCGCGAGCGTTGAGAGTAGTATGGATACCAGCCTTGGCAATAGAGATTGTCTGCTGTTCCATGGCTTCGTGAATAGCGACCTGGTCAGCGACATCCATCTTGTCGAATTCGTCAATGGCACAAATACCACCACCGTTCTATAAAGAAAAGGTCAGCAATGAATCCACACGGGATTGAAGCCCATTTTTGGAACATACCGCGAGCATCAGGGCACCAGCTTCAATAGTGAACTCCCCTGTCTCGGGATCCTTCACCACCGAAGCGGTCAAACCAGCCGCCGAAGAGGCTTTACCACTGGTGTACACTGCACGAGGGTGCAATGAGCAGACGTATCTGAGGAACCATGTCAGCAACCAATGTCGATGTGTGAAGCGCTCGCAAAACTCACTTCAAGAATTGACTCTTGCTGGTCGATGGATCACCAACAATGCAGATGTTGATGTCACCACGAAGTTTCAGGCTCTCGGATGATGTCGACTTGCCGACACCACCAATTAACTGCAGAAGCAGACCCTTCTTGATTTGACGATGACCCCAGATCATGGGCGCAATCGAATCCACAAGACGGGAGTAAATATATTCGGAGTGCACCAGTCGCTTGAGATCCTGGACTTCAGCCGGGGTGAGACTTTGCAGGAAAGCTTCTTGGGCTGAATCATCCCCAATTTCAGCCTCCTGGTTCTGGTTCAAGGAAGCCAGGATGTTATTTGACTGGCCACTCAGCTGCTGTTCCGGCTTCTGGCCAGGAGTCGTTGTGTCTGGGGTAACCATGCAAGAAAGGAAGGCCAAACGGTAAGTGAGATCGCGCACGCCCAGAGATTTCAATCCAGAGACTCCACTACCACCGACTTCGTTACCCCGGAAGGAATTGTTATCGCGGACGGCCTCGGGGCGCACACCGGGAAGACCCAATTGACTGACATCAGGAACGACAATCAGGGTACCCGTAAAGACGCAGCGTTCACCGGCCTTGGCGCGGTCAACCATCTCACCACGCAAGATGACATCCATTGTCCGTGGCATACTACCAGTCGGGATTTCATGCGACGATTCCTGGAGTTTGACTTTTTGCCAATCGACGAATGTACTTTTTCCGATATCCAGGCGCCATCCCACGCGGTTGCCGCAGGTGTTATTAGGGCACTCCGTTGGTTCCGTATATTTGAAAGTCTGCTCAACATTCGGGACCACAGTTTTGCAACCTTCGCAGATAAAAGTTCCCAACGACAATTCCGGTCTAACTTCTGAAGTTCTTGTGACGGTACCAGAGACGGAAAGCAATCTTCCGATCTGATTCGTCCGAAGTTGTCGCAGTCTGGAAACCAAAGGTAGATTGTAAAATGCAAGGGCAAACAATTTGTCAGTTTGCTGGTGGCGAGTCTTTTCGCGGATCTGCCGCTCGAGGTCGGGATTGTCTGAAACACCCGCATATGCCGAGGCAACCGAGGTACTGGCTCGCGAAGAAGCGCTGGCAGTCATTCGGTGGGAAACGAAATATTCTGGTTCGTACTTGGCGATGAGATTGTGAAGTCCCTTGGTGAGAAAGGGTTGGAATCGATAGTATTGGCCGGCAATGGCATCTGCCAAGACGGGATTGAGGATGTGTGTGAAATCAACGTAAAGAGTTGACAGCTCGAATTTTTTCATCCCCTTGATCTGAGCAATATAATACTTGTCACTAAGAAATTCTCCGGATGAAGGGGGCGCAGAAGATGAGGGTTCATCGATATATGACTCGAGCAGCTCTTCGAATGCCTGCTGGACTTTCTCTGCCGCCTCATCGACCACCGGCGGAGGGCCAGGGGCATATGGATTCCGCATACGGCTGATTGTCGAGCTTCCTGCTCCGACGACTTGGTCATCTGGGAAGGCATTCATATCACTCATAGGACCATTGCTCTCGGAGCGTCGGGAGCTGGGCAAATTGTCGGATCGGAGATTTTGATCACGAGAAGGCGCAGAGCCTAGCTCGGACTGGATCACGGCGTCGAAAAGGGAAGACATGACAAAGAACCGATGGCCTGAAGCTGGCCAGTGTTAAAACCAAAGGGTATGAAGCTCCCACGTCttgagggggaaaaaagggaaatgtGGAGAGACGGTATCGTAGACTCAATTTGCTATCTTAGTTTTTCGTGGGTCCTTCGCGGGTCTCCTTGGGCAACTTAGGCGCGACGCGAACGCGTTCTCGGAATAATAGTTGATCCTACACCGACGCGTTAAGTGGTTTCCTTATGTAACAGATTACGCTAACCCATACAGGCAATAGgtcctcttcatcttcactgCAAATAACATCTGCTTGGCGCCCCCACTACCGCTCATGTGAGGCGCACAAATGCTAACTAGCTCCCGAGTTTCCCGAGCTGGCCCAACCTCTGGTCTTTAAAACTCGAAACATGTTCATCTGATATATACCTATGAATCAAAGGTTCAATGGGGTAGTATGGACTTGAAAACTGCAATGCAGGCCAGTTTGGCCTATTTGGTCCGAATTACTTGTCAATCATAACATAAGAGTCATAAAGCAATACCCCTTTTCACTGGAGATATGTGACAAATAGGGAGATATGACCGTGAGCCCCTCAAACAGAAACCCACTTTAAATGATATATCCCAAATCCTTGGTACTTCACATCTCGGGAGTATACTCCGTAGCATGATCTATATTTGAAATGAAATGTTCCATACTCTTACTGTAAGTCTGAGATTTTTTGAAGCACAGAGTGGGACAGTGAACAAGTCAACAACGTAGTGCTAGATGTGATCTACCACGCATGTGTGCATATACTCAGTGGGCCATCTCGGAAATAATCAACTGCCAGTTTATCAATTGGGTAAATGGTTGATGCTTGGCGCTTATCTAAGAGCTTCTCCGCCGGACTTGAGCATCTGCATCCCATCAGTTCCCGTGGAATTATATTTCCCCTCGCGTTGTGTTGCCTCAGAAGTTAGACTATTCTGTGCTAGCGTGCTTTCCGCATCACCCTTTCCTCCGAACGGATTCTCCGTGACCCTCTGACACTATCATGACATAGAACTTGTATGTCTTGCGATGGTCTCTTCCATATCCCGAGTCCTTGGCTGGAGGAATCTTGGCGACTATCGGTTGGTTAAGCAGTCTTAACTGCTCTATTGTGTTTGACAAAAAGAATCtattttaaatttttttccCAGCTCGACATGTCTGAGAACGAACGACGGCTAGTATCGACACTGGCCAGGCCCAACGCTATCCCGCCGTTGGGCCCGTCTGACACGGATGCATCGGGTACGCCTCCCTGTCCGTCTTAACAAGCCAATCTTTCAACTTGTATGCAAAAATCGGCTAAAGCTTATCAAGCAGCACCATCTGCCTCTGGGCATGGCCCTCAAATGGCCAAACTTGGAAGGCGACGACGTGCCGCCAAGTCGACTAGCACACCTCCCAAGAACCAGCACTTCTACTTTGTTGATCAGAACTCGTCATCCAAAGAAAAGCGTGCGCATGTTATGCGCCACCATGTACAGGAAAAAAGGAAACAGCGCAAAATTTCGCGGTGGACATCCCCCACAGAGCAAATCCCAGGTTATACCACACATGTGGTGAAGAATGAGGCAGGAATTATCGAAAAGACACGACTGGAGTCGCCCCCTACATCTGCGCAAGACTCTCACAACGGAGAAAATTCGGTATGGGAATCACTTTCCTCTAATCAAGTCTCTAGGCTACAGCCAAGGCTAGCATATCTAGGTGTAGGCTTCGCTGCAAAGATGATGGGTCTAAATGCTAATATCACGGTGTGGCACAGCTAAAAATCAGATTCTCCAATTTGAAATCACAACCTCATACATCCGCGCTACCACACATTGGCTCGCCAGTCACCATGCTCGACGCTTCGCGAAGGGATCCGTTTGCTAGTCTCCCAATTGAGTACGACAGCCTAGATATTGAATTGGCTGATTATTGGAGGAATA
Above is a genomic segment from Penicillium digitatum chromosome 3, complete sequence containing:
- a CDS encoding DNA replication licensing factor Mcm6, putative — encoded protein: MSSLFDAVIQSELGSAPSRDQNLRSDNLPSSRRSESNGPMSDMNAFPDDQVVGAGSSTISRMRNPYAPGPPPVVDEAAEKVQQAFEELLESYIDEPSSSAPPSSGEFLSDKYYIAQIKGMKKFELSTLYVDFTHILNPVLADAIAGQYYRFQPFLTKGLHNLIAKYEPEYFVSHRMTASASSRASTSVASAYAGVSDNPDLERQIREKTRHQQTDKLFALAFYNLPLVSRLRQLRTNQIGRLLSVSGTVTRTSEVRPELSLGTFICEGCKTVVPNVEQTFKYTEPTECPNNTCGNRVGWRLDIGKSTFVDWQKVKLQESSHEIPTGSMPRTMDVILRGEMVDRAKAGERCVFTGTLIVVPDVSQLGLPGVRPEAVRDNNSFRGNEVGGSGVSGLKSLGVRDLTYRLAFLSCMVTPDTTTPGQKPEQQLSGQSNNILASLNQNQEAEIGDDSAQEAFLQSLTPAEVQDLKRLVHSEYIYSRLVDSIAPMIWGHRQIKKGLLLQLIGGVGKSTSSESLKLRGDINICIVGDPSTSKSQFLKYVCSLHPRAVYTSGKASSAAGLTASVVKDPETGEFTIEAGALMLANGGGICAIDEFDKMDVADQVAIHEAMEQQTISIAKAGIHTTLNARASILAAANPVNGRYDPKQTLRNNLNFSAPIMSRFDVFFVIRDDPKESVDRSLAEHIVNVHMNRDEAVEPELSTEQLQRYIRFARTFRPVFTDEAKTLLVEKYKELRSNDAQGGVGRSSYRITVRQLESLIRLSEAVAKANCVEEVIPKFVIEAYDLLRQSIVTVEKDDVEIEDDVPPRANGVDEDQEMADGDHEGDSPMRDVAEPAQAPAQPERQKTKITYDKYAKILNQIVRRVHEDEVNSGEGVEQEDLILWYLEQIEGELNTEEDYERERELTGKVLKRMVKDKILLRISGSGLMDGTGDVAQQTDGKVLFVMHPDCAFEEM